In a single window of the Nocardiopsis composta genome:
- a CDS encoding fumarate reductase/succinate dehydrogenase flavoprotein subunit → MTELYTEGAPIADTKAPDGPINERWDKRRFSAKLVNPANRRKLSIIIVGTGLAGASAAATLGEAGYNVKSFCYQDSPRRAHSIAAQGGINAAKNYRNDGDSIYRLFYDTVKGGDFRSRESNVYRLAQTSVEIIDQCVAQGVPFAREYGGLLDNRSFGGVQVSRTFYARGQTGQQLLIGAYQALERQVAAGTVEMNTRHEMLEIVLVDGRARGIIARDMVTGEIETHMADAVVLATGGYGNVFFLSTNAMGCNVTASWRAHRKGAYFGNPCYTQIHPTCIPVSGDYQSKLTLMSESLRNDGRIWVPKRTGDDRDPRQIPEDERDYYLERIYPSFGNLVPRDIASRAAKNVCDEGRGVGPGGLGVYLDFADAIKRMGRPAVEAKYGNLFDMYQRITGENPYEVPMRIYPAVHYTMGGLWVDYDLQSSIPGLFVTGEANFSDHGANRLGASALMQGLADGYFVLPNTINDYLAAGPFEKIDESHPAAKEAAESVRSRIDKLLSIDGERTVDSIHKELGHIMWEYCGMERNEEGLRKAIDKIRELRQEFWTNVKVLGSNDELNQALEKAGRVADFLELGELMCIDALHRRESCGGHFRSESQTEDGEALRHDDEFAYVAAWEFTGEGKPPVLHKEPLEYEYVEMKQRSYK, encoded by the coding sequence ATGACCGAGCTCTACACCGAGGGCGCGCCGATCGCCGACACCAAGGCGCCCGACGGGCCGATCAACGAGCGCTGGGACAAGCGCCGGTTCTCCGCGAAGCTGGTCAACCCGGCCAACCGCCGCAAGCTGTCGATCATCATCGTCGGCACCGGGCTGGCCGGCGCGTCCGCGGCCGCGACCCTGGGCGAGGCCGGCTACAACGTCAAGTCCTTCTGCTACCAGGACAGCCCGCGCCGCGCGCACAGCATCGCGGCCCAGGGCGGCATCAACGCGGCGAAGAACTACCGCAACGACGGCGACAGCATCTACCGGCTGTTCTACGACACCGTCAAGGGCGGCGACTTCCGCTCCCGCGAGTCCAACGTGTACCGCCTGGCGCAGACCAGCGTCGAGATCATCGACCAGTGCGTCGCGCAGGGCGTCCCGTTCGCCCGCGAGTACGGCGGCCTGCTGGACAACCGCTCCTTCGGCGGCGTGCAGGTCTCCCGCACCTTCTACGCCCGCGGCCAGACCGGCCAGCAGCTGCTCATCGGCGCCTACCAGGCGCTGGAGCGGCAGGTCGCGGCCGGCACCGTGGAGATGAACACCCGGCACGAGATGCTGGAGATCGTCCTCGTCGACGGCCGCGCCCGGGGCATCATCGCCCGGGACATGGTCACCGGCGAGATCGAGACCCACATGGCCGACGCCGTCGTGCTCGCCACCGGCGGCTACGGCAACGTGTTCTTCCTGTCGACCAACGCCATGGGCTGCAACGTCACCGCCTCCTGGCGGGCGCACCGCAAGGGCGCCTACTTCGGCAACCCCTGCTACACCCAGATCCACCCGACTTGCATCCCGGTCAGCGGCGACTACCAGTCCAAGCTGACCCTGATGAGCGAGTCGCTGCGGAACGACGGCCGCATCTGGGTGCCCAAGCGCACCGGCGACGACCGCGACCCGCGGCAGATCCCCGAGGACGAGCGCGACTACTACCTGGAGCGCATCTACCCGTCCTTCGGCAACCTGGTCCCGCGCGACATCGCGTCCCGCGCCGCCAAGAACGTCTGCGACGAGGGCCGCGGCGTCGGCCCCGGCGGCCTCGGCGTCTACCTGGACTTCGCCGACGCCATCAAGCGGATGGGCCGCCCCGCGGTCGAGGCCAAGTACGGCAACCTGTTCGACATGTACCAGCGCATCACCGGCGAGAACCCCTACGAGGTCCCGATGCGCATCTACCCCGCGGTGCACTACACCATGGGCGGCCTGTGGGTCGACTACGACCTGCAGTCCTCCATCCCGGGGCTGTTCGTCACCGGTGAGGCCAACTTCTCCGACCACGGCGCCAACCGCCTGGGCGCGAGCGCGCTGATGCAGGGCCTGGCCGACGGCTACTTCGTCCTGCCCAACACCATCAACGACTACCTCGCCGCCGGGCCGTTCGAGAAGATCGACGAGAGCCACCCGGCCGCCAAGGAGGCGGCGGAGTCGGTGCGCTCCCGCATCGACAAGCTGCTCTCCATCGACGGCGAGCGCACCGTGGACTCCATCCACAAGGAACTCGGCCACATCATGTGGGAGTACTGCGGGATGGAGCGGAACGAGGAGGGCCTGCGCAAGGCCATCGACAAGATCCGCGAGCTCCGCCAGGAGTTCTGGACCAACGTCAAGGTCCTCGGCTCCAACGACGAACTCAACCAGGCCCTGGAGAAGGCCGGCCGGGTGGCCGACTTCCTGGAGCTGGGCGAGCTCATGTGCATCGACGCCCTGCACCGCCGGGAGTCCTGCGGCGGGCACTTCCGCAGCGAGAGCCAGACCGAGGACGGCGAGGCGCTCCGCCACGACGACGAGTTCGCCTACGTGGCCGCCTGGGAGTTCACCGGCGAGGGCAAGCCGCCGGTGCTGCACAAGGAGCCCCTGGAGTACGAATACGTCGAGATGAAGCAGCGGAGCTACAAGTGA
- a CDS encoding TrmH family RNA methyltransferase yields the protein MPTGGGPDAVGVGPWQGPWPEGEHYDPALLAEGDRRNVEDRYRYWTREAIVADLDTRRHPFHIAVENWEHDFNIGSVVRTANAFNARAVHIVGRRRWNRRGAMVTDRYQHVHHHPGTADLVAWAAERRLPLVGVDNLPGSVPLETYPLPRACVLVFGQEGPGLSEEVRAVCTAVLSIAQFGSTRSINAGAAAAIAMHAWVRAHVFDQPVP from the coding sequence CTGCCGACCGGCGGCGGTCCGGATGCGGTGGGCGTCGGCCCGTGGCAGGGCCCCTGGCCCGAGGGCGAGCACTACGACCCCGCCCTGCTCGCCGAGGGCGACCGGCGCAACGTCGAGGACCGGTACCGGTACTGGACCCGCGAGGCGATCGTCGCCGACCTGGACACCCGCCGGCACCCCTTCCACATCGCGGTGGAGAACTGGGAGCACGACTTCAACATCGGGTCGGTGGTGCGCACCGCCAACGCCTTCAACGCGCGCGCCGTGCACATCGTCGGCCGCCGCCGGTGGAACCGGCGCGGCGCCATGGTGACCGACCGCTACCAGCACGTCCACCACCACCCGGGCACCGCCGACCTGGTGGCCTGGGCCGCCGAGCGCAGGCTGCCGCTGGTGGGCGTGGACAACCTGCCCGGTTCGGTGCCGCTGGAGACCTACCCGCTGCCCCGCGCCTGCGTGCTGGTCTTCGGCCAGGAGGGCCCCGGGCTGTCCGAGGAGGTCCGCGCGGTGTGCACCGCGGTGCTGTCCATCGCCCAGTTCGGCTCCACCCGGTCCATCAACGCCGGTGCGGCGGCCGCCATCGCCATGCACGCCTGGGTCCGCGCGCACGTCTTCGACCAGCCGGTCCCCTGA
- a CDS encoding MarR family winged helix-turn-helix transcriptional regulator produces MSQAEGQLEHLIGYRLKQAQAVLRARMDESLRPLGLTTPQYSCLEAIDRHPGGSNSDIARSVFVTRQTMNTLLRGLQQRGLVQRAERANAGRAIPTTLTEEGRRLLAEASGRAAGINQAMTDALGPDLADALALGLSRCIDTLEEMPDLTGS; encoded by the coding sequence ATGAGTCAAGCTGAGGGCCAACTAGAGCACCTGATCGGATACCGGCTGAAGCAAGCACAGGCGGTACTCAGAGCGCGCATGGACGAGTCCTTGCGCCCGCTGGGGCTGACCACGCCGCAGTATTCATGCCTGGAGGCGATCGATCGGCACCCCGGAGGCTCGAACTCAGACATCGCACGCAGCGTGTTCGTCACCCGCCAGACGATGAACACGCTCCTGCGGGGACTCCAGCAGCGCGGGCTCGTGCAGCGAGCAGAACGAGCGAATGCGGGCCGGGCGATACCGACGACCCTCACGGAGGAGGGCCGTCGTCTCCTGGCAGAGGCGTCCGGACGCGCTGCCGGTATCAACCAGGCTATGACCGATGCGTTGGGGCCGGACCTAGCCGACGCCCTTGCACTAGGACTCTCCAGGTGTATCGACACCCTCGAAGAGATGCCCGACTTAACGGGTAGCTAG
- a CDS encoding succinate dehydrogenase cytochrome b subunit has protein sequence MANSTLTKQRSEARRSSVALKSAMAVTGAILVLFLIAHMYGNLNVFAGQETFDNYSHHLRELGEPMLPHEGFLWIMRVALLAAILIHIYSAVVLSIRARKARPVRYVKHKSVQQTYASRTMRWGGVIIALYVVFHVLHLTTNTIAPGGKSDSPYERLVNGFQPEYWYVTLVYVAAVILVGLHVRHGIWSACATLGLNREGRRRTINAIAIAIAAVITVGFLLPPFSVLLGLVG, from the coding sequence GTGGCGAACAGTACCCTGACCAAGCAGCGCTCGGAGGCGCGCAGGTCGTCGGTGGCCCTCAAATCCGCTATGGCGGTCACCGGTGCGATCCTCGTGCTCTTCCTGATAGCGCACATGTACGGAAACCTGAACGTCTTCGCCGGGCAGGAGACGTTCGACAACTACTCGCACCACCTGCGCGAGCTCGGCGAGCCGATGCTCCCGCACGAGGGCTTCCTGTGGATCATGCGGGTCGCGCTGCTCGCGGCGATCCTGATCCACATCTACTCGGCGGTCGTGCTGAGCATCCGGGCCCGCAAGGCGCGCCCGGTCCGCTATGTGAAGCACAAGTCGGTGCAGCAGACCTACGCCTCGCGCACCATGCGCTGGGGCGGCGTGATCATCGCGCTGTACGTGGTCTTCCACGTCCTGCACCTGACCACCAACACCATCGCGCCGGGCGGCAAGTCCGACAGCCCCTACGAGCGGCTGGTCAACGGCTTCCAGCCGGAGTACTGGTACGTGACGCTGGTCTACGTCGCCGCGGTGATCCTGGTGGGTCTGCACGTGCGGCACGGGATCTGGAGCGCGTGCGCGACGCTGGGCCTCAACCGCGAGGGGCGCCGGCGGACGATCAACGCCATCGCGATCGCCATCGCGGCCGTCATCACGGTGGGCTTCCTGCTGCCGCCGTTCTCCGTTCTCCTCGGGCTGGTGGGATAA
- a CDS encoding LysR family transcriptional regulator, which translates to MQFQQLAYFLAVAETRHFTRAAELCQVAQPSLSKQIRTLEAELGSPLFSRARGNITLTPAGEALLPLAQRMVTDAETARREIAELAGMRKGRVRLGATPSLCGGLVADALAGFHSRFPGIELRVEESGSRDLIRALGKGQLDLALIILPLQSSDPAFVTTPILRENLVVVSAADGPAPTSRPSMRITDLRDRPLVMFRRGYDLREATLNACRVAGFEPRLAVEGGEMDAVLRFVEAGLGIAVVPSMVLKNRPGLRGTPLGRPRLLRTIALAHRKDVEPAKSARAFRRHLTAYLTHLSPEELGEDLEVIAASLP; encoded by the coding sequence ATGCAGTTCCAGCAGCTCGCGTACTTCCTCGCGGTCGCCGAGACGCGGCATTTCACCCGCGCAGCCGAGCTCTGCCAGGTCGCCCAGCCCAGTCTCAGCAAACAGATCCGCACCCTCGAAGCGGAACTCGGCTCGCCGCTGTTCAGCCGAGCCCGGGGGAATATCACACTCACCCCCGCGGGCGAGGCGCTCCTCCCGCTGGCCCAGCGGATGGTGACCGACGCCGAGACGGCCCGCCGCGAGATCGCCGAACTGGCCGGGATGCGCAAGGGGCGGGTGCGGCTGGGCGCCACCCCGTCGCTCTGCGGCGGCCTGGTCGCCGACGCGCTGGCCGGCTTCCACTCCCGCTTCCCCGGCATCGAGCTTCGGGTGGAGGAGAGCGGCTCGCGCGACCTGATCCGCGCCCTGGGCAAGGGCCAGCTGGACCTGGCGCTGATCATCCTGCCGCTGCAGAGCAGCGACCCGGCGTTCGTGACCACTCCGATATTAAGGGAGAACCTGGTGGTGGTCAGCGCCGCCGACGGCCCGGCGCCCACCTCCCGGCCGTCGATGCGCATCACCGACCTGCGCGACCGCCCGCTGGTGATGTTCCGGCGCGGCTACGACCTGCGCGAGGCGACGCTGAACGCGTGCCGGGTGGCCGGCTTCGAGCCCCGGCTGGCGGTGGAGGGCGGCGAGATGGACGCGGTGCTCCGGTTCGTCGAGGCCGGGCTGGGCATCGCGGTGGTGCCCAGCATGGTGCTGAAGAACCGCCCCGGGCTGCGCGGCACCCCGCTGGGCCGGCCCCGGCTGCTGCGCACCATCGCCCTGGCGCACCGCAAGGACGTCGAGCCGGCCAAGAGCGCCCGTGCCTTCCGCCGGCACCTCACCGCCTACCTGACCCACCTCTCCCCCGAGGAGCTCGGCGAGGACCTGGAGGTCATCGCCGCCTCGCTGCCCTGA
- a CDS encoding VOC family protein: MTVTGPDFIALQVRDLDRAAEFYESDLGLRRTPTAPPGAVVFATSPIPFAVREPLPGVDLDAAAPRPGVGVALWLHCDAVQELHDSLAASGTAILRAPEPGPFGLTFTFIDPDGYAVTVHDKA; encoded by the coding sequence ATGACAGTCACCGGCCCCGACTTCATCGCCCTCCAGGTGCGCGACCTCGACCGTGCAGCGGAGTTCTACGAGTCCGACCTCGGCCTCCGACGCACTCCGACCGCTCCGCCCGGCGCGGTCGTGTTCGCCACGTCGCCGATCCCGTTCGCCGTGCGCGAGCCGCTGCCCGGCGTGGACCTCGACGCTGCCGCTCCCCGACCTGGCGTCGGCGTCGCCTTGTGGCTGCATTGCGATGCCGTGCAGGAACTGCACGATTCGCTTGCGGCGTCAGGCACAGCGATCCTGCGCGCTCCGGAGCCCGGCCCGTTTGGGCTGACGTTCACCTTCATCGACCCCGACGGGTACGCCGTGACGGTCCACGACAAGGCATGA
- a CDS encoding fumarate reductase/succinate dehydrogenase flavoprotein subunit: MSEKSETNRVTRYGYDVVVIGAGGAGLRAAIEARQQGKRTAVISKSLFGKAHTVMAEGGAAAALGNVNDADSWQVHFRDTLRGGKFMNDPRMAELHAKEAPERILELERWGALFDRTADGRISQRNFGGHEYPRLAHVGDRTGLELIRTLQQRVVQLQQADAAELGDPEAMLRVFAETTVTDLLLEGGGPAGGGRIAGAVGYTRATGEPVVFEAPAVVLATGGIGKSFKVTSNSWEYTGDGHALALRAGATLLNMEFVQFHPTGMVWPPSVKGILVTESVRGDGGVLRNSEGERFMFRYVPEVFAAQYAETEEEADGWYTDPAGHRRPPELLPRDEVARAINSEVKEGRGSPHGGVFLDIASRLPAEEIMRRLPSMHHQFKELADVDITAEPMEVGPTCHYVMGGVEVDADTCAALVPGLFAAGEVAGGMHGSNRLGGNSLSDLLVFGRRSGLGAASYLDGLGGDRPAADPAAEAAALARQSAPLERETGESPYALHQELQQTMNDLVGIIRRGPEIEQALESLDKLADRVASVRAEGGRSYNPGWHLALDLPNMLLVSEVIARAALERTESRGGHTRDDHPGMSAEWRKVNLVASLTGSGGARLRRRPLEAPRPDLLELFDREELAKYLTEEELPGGGPAETPLKEER; this comes from the coding sequence ATGTCCGAGAAGAGCGAGACGAACCGGGTCACCCGGTACGGCTACGACGTGGTGGTGATCGGCGCCGGCGGGGCCGGGCTGCGCGCCGCGATCGAGGCCCGGCAGCAGGGCAAGCGGACCGCGGTGATCTCCAAGTCGCTGTTCGGCAAGGCCCACACCGTGATGGCCGAGGGCGGCGCGGCCGCCGCGCTCGGCAACGTCAACGACGCCGACTCCTGGCAGGTGCACTTCCGCGACACGCTGCGCGGCGGGAAGTTCATGAACGACCCGCGGATGGCCGAGCTGCACGCCAAAGAGGCCCCGGAGCGCATCCTGGAGCTGGAGCGGTGGGGCGCGCTGTTCGACCGCACCGCCGACGGGCGGATCAGCCAGCGCAACTTCGGCGGGCACGAGTACCCGCGGCTGGCGCACGTCGGCGACCGCACCGGCCTGGAGCTCATCCGCACGCTGCAGCAGCGGGTGGTGCAGCTGCAGCAGGCCGACGCCGCCGAGCTGGGCGACCCCGAGGCGATGCTGCGGGTGTTCGCCGAGACCACCGTCACCGACCTGCTCCTGGAGGGCGGCGGCCCCGCCGGGGGCGGGCGCATCGCCGGCGCGGTCGGCTACACCCGGGCCACCGGGGAGCCGGTGGTGTTCGAGGCCCCGGCGGTGGTGCTGGCCACCGGCGGCATCGGCAAGTCGTTCAAGGTCACCTCGAACTCCTGGGAGTACACCGGCGACGGCCACGCGCTCGCGCTGCGCGCCGGGGCCACCCTGCTCAACATGGAGTTCGTCCAGTTCCACCCCACCGGGATGGTCTGGCCGCCGTCGGTGAAGGGCATCCTGGTCACCGAATCGGTCCGCGGCGACGGCGGGGTGCTGCGCAACTCCGAGGGCGAGCGGTTCATGTTCCGCTACGTGCCCGAGGTGTTCGCCGCCCAGTACGCCGAGACCGAGGAGGAGGCCGACGGCTGGTACACCGACCCGGCCGGCCACCGCCGCCCGCCGGAGCTGCTCCCCCGGGACGAGGTGGCCCGCGCGATCAACAGCGAGGTCAAGGAGGGCCGGGGCTCGCCGCACGGCGGGGTGTTCCTGGACATCGCCAGCCGGCTGCCGGCCGAGGAGATCATGCGCCGGCTCCCGTCGATGCACCACCAGTTCAAGGAGCTGGCCGACGTCGACATCACCGCCGAGCCGATGGAGGTCGGCCCGACCTGCCACTACGTGATGGGCGGGGTGGAGGTCGACGCCGACACCTGCGCCGCGCTGGTGCCCGGGCTGTTCGCCGCGGGCGAGGTGGCCGGCGGTATGCACGGGTCCAACCGGCTGGGCGGCAACTCCCTGTCCGACCTGCTGGTCTTCGGCCGGCGCAGCGGGCTGGGCGCGGCCTCCTACCTGGACGGGCTCGGCGGCGACCGGCCCGCCGCCGACCCTGCGGCCGAGGCCGCGGCGCTGGCCCGGCAGTCGGCCCCGCTGGAGCGGGAGACCGGGGAGAGCCCGTACGCGCTGCACCAGGAGCTCCAGCAGACCATGAACGACCTGGTCGGCATCATCCGGCGCGGCCCGGAGATCGAGCAGGCCCTGGAGTCGCTGGACAAGCTGGCCGACCGGGTGGCGTCGGTGCGCGCCGAGGGCGGCCGGTCCTACAACCCCGGCTGGCACCTGGCCCTGGACCTGCCCAACATGCTGCTGGTCTCGGAGGTGATCGCCCGCGCCGCGCTGGAGCGGACCGAGTCCCGGGGCGGGCACACCCGCGACGACCACCCGGGCATGTCGGCCGAGTGGCGCAAGGTCAACCTGGTCGCCTCGCTGACCGGGAGCGGCGGGGCCCGGCTGCGCCGCCGGCCCTTGGAGGCGCCCCGGCCGGACCTGCTGGAGCTCTTCGATCGCGAGGAGCTCGCCAAGTACCTGACCGAGGAGGAGCTGCCCGGCGGCGGCCCCGCCGAGACCCCCCTGAAGGAGGAGCGATGA
- a CDS encoding GNAT family N-acetyltransferase: MSERPEFTVRNATMEDVPGVARVLSRAFFDDPLMEWLFPDPVSRMAKSARWWAAFSGYVFIPRGRVRVAVEEGPRPVVRGAAAWKEPEEPSMGPGALLRTLPSTVSLFGLGRLPELAAFLREVGALAPAEGPYWHLEVIGVDPVVQGKGVGAALLDAGLSRADDDRVPVHLETNRAGNLAYYERYGFKQTGELDTEGLPRTWAMLRPAP; the protein is encoded by the coding sequence ATGAGCGAACGACCGGAGTTCACCGTCAGGAACGCGACCATGGAGGACGTGCCCGGCGTCGCCCGGGTGCTGAGCCGGGCGTTCTTCGACGACCCGCTGATGGAATGGCTCTTCCCCGACCCGGTGTCCCGGATGGCGAAGTCCGCGCGCTGGTGGGCGGCGTTCAGCGGGTACGTGTTCATCCCGCGCGGGCGGGTCCGGGTGGCGGTGGAGGAGGGGCCCCGGCCGGTGGTGCGCGGCGCGGCCGCGTGGAAGGAGCCCGAAGAGCCGTCGATGGGCCCCGGCGCGCTGCTGCGCACCCTGCCCAGCACGGTCTCGCTGTTCGGCCTGGGCCGCCTGCCCGAGCTCGCCGCCTTCCTGCGCGAGGTCGGCGCCCTGGCCCCCGCCGAGGGCCCGTACTGGCACCTGGAGGTGATCGGCGTCGACCCGGTGGTGCAGGGCAAGGGCGTCGGTGCGGCGCTGCTCGACGCCGGCCTGTCCCGCGCCGACGACGACCGGGTCCCGGTGCACCTGGAGACCAACCGCGCGGGGAACCTCGCCTACTACGAGCGGTACGGCTTCAAGCAGACCGGCGAGCTCGACACCGAAGGGCTGCCCCGGACCTGGGCGATGCTCCGCCCGGCGCCGTGA
- a CDS encoding DNA-3-methyladenine glycosylase family protein — protein MTTTIELPWPSGFSLAASSRFVMNFAASQGGEAASALNLTFALDRTWLPVGVRVTAGDGVISAEVVTNPEGASAASIHENLVRILNLHVENDPLARIGSEDRIVEHLRQRYPGLRPVQFPTPWEAAAWAVIGHRVRITQAAAIKQRLSAQFGHRTEFPGGQVLDSFPGPEVLLSLPAMPGLTVRKFDTLRGIARATLDGVLDAERLLSLPSAKASSELQSLYGIGPFSAELILVRGAGVPDLFPSSEPRLAKAMTALYETADRAEHERIAALWSPFRSWVALLIRRWLEDETGEIARGVPVSEVPTPNFAK, from the coding sequence ATGACGACGACTATCGAGCTGCCCTGGCCGTCAGGGTTTTCGCTGGCGGCCAGTAGCAGATTCGTGATGAACTTCGCGGCGAGCCAGGGTGGCGAGGCGGCGTCGGCGCTGAACTTGACGTTCGCGCTGGATCGAACCTGGCTACCGGTCGGCGTTCGAGTCACCGCTGGCGATGGAGTGATCAGCGCCGAGGTCGTGACGAACCCGGAGGGTGCAAGCGCGGCCTCCATCCATGAGAACCTCGTCCGCATCCTGAACTTGCACGTCGAGAACGACCCGCTCGCGCGAATTGGTTCTGAGGATCGAATCGTCGAGCATCTTCGACAACGGTATCCGGGTCTCCGTCCTGTGCAGTTTCCTACGCCGTGGGAGGCCGCAGCCTGGGCTGTCATCGGGCACCGCGTGCGTATCACCCAAGCCGCCGCGATCAAGCAGCGACTCTCTGCTCAGTTTGGTCATCGAACGGAGTTCCCGGGCGGGCAAGTGCTCGACAGTTTCCCTGGCCCCGAGGTCTTACTCTCACTCCCGGCGATGCCAGGTCTGACGGTGCGCAAGTTCGACACACTTCGTGGGATCGCACGAGCCACTTTAGATGGAGTTCTCGACGCCGAGCGGCTGCTGAGCCTGCCGAGTGCTAAGGCATCCTCGGAGCTCCAGAGCCTTTACGGAATCGGGCCATTCTCGGCCGAGCTCATCCTCGTGCGCGGAGCAGGTGTGCCGGATCTGTTCCCGTCAAGCGAGCCACGCCTCGCGAAGGCGATGACCGCGCTCTATGAAACCGCGGATCGGGCCGAGCATGAGCGCATCGCGGCACTCTGGAGTCCTTTCCGGAGCTGGGTGGCGCTGTTGATTCGACGCTGGCTGGAAGACGAGACCGGGGAGATTGCGCGCGGAGTTCCGGTGTCTGAGGTGCCGACACCCAACTTCGCAAAGTGA
- a CDS encoding succinate dehydrogenase/fumarate reductase iron-sulfur subunit, with product MNITLRVWRQKGKADEGRMVTYKVEDVSPDMSFLEMLDVLNEKLTLAGEDPVAFDHDCREGICGACGVVINGVAHGPENTTTCQLHMRSFNDGDEITIEPWRAGAFPVVKDLVVDRGSFDRIIQAGGYISAPTGTAPDAHATPVPKADADRAFDAATCIGCGACVAACPNASGMLFTAAKVTHLGSLPQGQPEREARVIKMVNQHDEEGFGGCTNIGECAAVCPKGIPLDTIAQLNRDLLGSLASSKAE from the coding sequence GTGAACATCACCCTGCGCGTTTGGCGCCAGAAGGGCAAGGCCGACGAGGGTCGGATGGTCACCTACAAGGTCGAGGACGTCAGCCCTGACATGTCCTTCCTTGAGATGCTCGACGTCCTCAACGAGAAGCTCACCCTGGCGGGCGAGGACCCGGTCGCCTTCGACCACGACTGCCGCGAGGGCATCTGCGGCGCCTGCGGCGTGGTGATCAACGGCGTCGCCCACGGCCCGGAGAACACCACCACCTGCCAGCTGCACATGCGCAGCTTCAACGACGGCGACGAGATCACCATCGAGCCGTGGCGCGCCGGGGCCTTCCCGGTCGTCAAGGACCTCGTGGTGGACCGCGGGTCGTTCGACCGCATCATCCAGGCCGGCGGCTACATCAGCGCGCCCACCGGCACCGCGCCGGACGCGCACGCCACCCCGGTGCCCAAGGCCGACGCGGACCGCGCGTTCGACGCCGCCACCTGCATCGGCTGCGGCGCCTGCGTGGCGGCCTGCCCGAACGCCTCGGGCATGCTGTTCACCGCGGCGAAGGTGACCCACCTGGGCAGCCTGCCCCAGGGGCAGCCGGAGCGCGAGGCCCGGGTGATCAAGATGGTCAACCAGCACGACGAAGAGGGCTTCGGCGGCTGCACCAACATCGGCGAGTGCGCCGCGGTCTGCCCGAAGGGCATCCCGCTGGACACCATCGCCCAGCTCAACCGGGACCTGCTGGGCTCGCTGGCCAGCAGCAAGGCCGAGTAG
- a CDS encoding NB-ARC domain-containing protein — translation MADRDKPSTSTHNEFNGSAQQVVQVGEHNEHHYHGDVWRPEPVWDIRAEQYGEFVNHEEARGQAVALYRERALGGRPRPALLHVLGPAGVGKTAFGAEVALLLRELAREQGGGEAAGLYADLDEVRASAGSAEELVHISDVLGDFLRRLHMPAESIPDGLRERQREFHSITANRRVIAVVEGVVDFGEVKPFMTGPGSMLVVTGRKAIKALVGQQAHRLRLPALEEEHALELLRGFDSADGRIHRLLREDPERARELVGRCGGLPLALRLAGADLDLAGLLHRLDTAPRLPEELDRIGEDGEAEARRPRVAEVIAFG, via the coding sequence GTGGCCGATCGCGACAAGCCGAGCACATCGACGCACAACGAGTTCAACGGATCGGCGCAGCAGGTCGTGCAGGTCGGTGAGCACAACGAGCACCACTACCACGGTGACGTGTGGCGGCCCGAGCCGGTCTGGGACATCCGCGCGGAGCAGTACGGGGAGTTCGTCAACCACGAAGAGGCGCGCGGGCAGGCCGTGGCCCTGTACCGGGAGAGGGCGCTCGGCGGCCGTCCGCGCCCGGCGCTGCTGCACGTGCTCGGCCCGGCCGGTGTGGGCAAGACGGCGTTCGGCGCCGAGGTCGCCCTCCTCCTGCGCGAGCTCGCCCGGGAGCAGGGCGGCGGGGAGGCGGCCGGCCTCTACGCGGACCTGGACGAGGTCCGGGCTTCGGCGGGCTCCGCCGAAGAGCTGGTGCACATCTCCGACGTGCTCGGGGACTTCCTGCGCCGGCTGCACATGCCGGCCGAGTCGATCCCCGACGGCCTCCGGGAGCGGCAGAGGGAGTTCCACTCCATCACCGCGAACCGCCGGGTCATCGCCGTGGTGGAGGGGGTCGTCGACTTCGGTGAGGTCAAGCCGTTCATGACCGGCCCGGGCAGCATGCTCGTCGTCACCGGGCGGAAGGCGATCAAGGCCCTGGTCGGCCAGCAGGCCCACCGCCTGCGGTTGCCCGCCCTGGAGGAGGAGCACGCGCTGGAGCTGCTGCGCGGATTCGACTCCGCTGACGGCCGGATCCACCGCCTTCTGCGCGAGGACCCGGAGCGGGCGCGGGAACTGGTGGGCCGGTGCGGCGGGCTGCCGCTGGCGCTGCGCCTCGCCGGCGCCGACCTGGACCTCGCCGGGCTGCTCCACCGCCTGGACACCGCGCCGCGCCTGCCCGAAGAGCTGGACCGGATCGGTGAGGACGGGGAGGCGGAAGCGCGTCGGCCGCGCGTCGCCGAGGTCATCGCGTTCGGCTAG